TGCGATCGATGCCGGATTACGCATCAGAGGAAATCTTGATTTGCCGAAAGTAGACGGCAGGCTTGCTGTTACCGACAATACGGATTTTACATTTGTGCTTCCCCAGTCTTCCCCCACTTTACAGGAAAGAGAAGGGATTGTTGAGTTTATCGACCAGGACCAGATTGCCCTGACTAAAACGGTAAAAGCAGACTCTTTAAACAGCCAGACCCAGATTAAGGGGATGGACGTAAGTGTAAACATAGAATTAAGCAAAGAAGCCAAACTTTCTTTACTGATTGATAAAGCCAGCGGGGATTTTGTGAAACTTCAGGGGGAAGCGGAACTGACAGGCGGAATTGATCCATCCGGAAAAACGACATTGGTAGGGGTTTATGAAGTGGAATCGGGAAGCTATGAAATGACGGTAAGCGTATTAAAACGTAAATTCGATATTGAGAAAGGAAGCACCATTACCTGGACCGGAGAACCGACTACTGCGAACCTTAACATTACCGCAGTGTATAAAACCGAAACTGCACCATTTGATCTTGTCGAGCAGCAGATAAGCGGGGAAAGTTCAGGAATACTCAATCAGTTTAAGCAGAGAATCCCTTTCAATACATTATTGAAAATGAACGGCGAACTGCTGAAACCGGTAATTACCTTTGATATTACCACCGATGAAAAGAACAATGCCGTTTCTTCCACCGTTACAGATATCGTAGATCAGAAACTGTCTCAGCTGAGAACCCAGGAGTCTGAAATGAACAAACAGGTGTTTGCCCTATTGTTGTTAAACAGGTTCATCGGGGAGAATCCGTTCCAGTCCGGAGCCGGACTTTCCGGAGAGATGATGGCAAGGCAGAGTGTGAGCAAAATTCTTTCCCAGCAATTGAACAATCTGGCTTCTGACCTGATTAAGGGAGTTGATCTTAACTTTGATCTGGAATCTTCAGAAGATTATTCTACAGGAACACAGAATACGAGAACTGATCTTAATGTGGACATCAGCAAAAAGCTGCTGAATGACCGACTTAAAGTTTCAGTAGGAAGTAATTTCGGCCTGGAAGGTGAATCCCGCCAGAATGAAAGCACGACCAATATTGCGGGCGACGTAACGGTAGATTACAGCCTTTCCAAAGATGAACGGTATATGCTCCGCGCCTACCGTAAAAATGAATACCAGGTTGCCCTGCAGGGCCAGATCGTAGAAACAGGGCTTGGATTTATCATCACCTTGGATTATGATAAGTTCCGTGATATCTTCCGGAAATCTAAAAATAACAAGCAGAAAGAACCTAAAAAGAACAAGCAAAACCAAGTTGTAGAATTTAAATAATGAGAAAAAATTATCAGACATACTTCAGATATATACTTACATGCGGGATGGCTTCGGTAACGCTTTCGTGCAGCAACACAAAATACCTGCAGGAGGGACAGATGCTGTATACCGGGGCAAAAATCAAGATTGAAAATGACACCCTTTCCAAAAATGAAAAGAAAGATCTGCAGGCTGCCCTGGAAGCCAATCTTACCCCTAAGCCCAATTCATCTTTCTTAGGATTAAGACCAAAGCTGTTCTTTTACAATATTGCCAAAGAGCCTAAAAAAGAAAAAGGCTTCAATTACTGGCTCAAATATAAAATAGGTGAAAAGCCTGTTCTGTTAGGTGATGTAGACCGCGAGTTTAACAAGGAGATTATTGAAAATTATTCTGAGAACAAAGGTTATTTCAATGCAGCGGCTACCTATGATACGGTATCAAAAAACAAAAGGGCACAGGTTATTTATACGGTCAGGCCGGGCGCAAGATACCTGATCAGCAATGTAAAATTCCAGAAAGATTCTTCTGTAGTAAATCAGGAAATCCAGAATATTACGGATAAAACCTTTCTGAAAAGAGGAAATCCGTTTGATCTTGATGTCATTAAATCCGAACGGCAGAGAATTGACAACAGCTTAAAGGAAAAAGGGTTCTATTATTTTCATCCTGATAATCTTATCATTCAGGCCGACAGTACGGTGAGCAAAAACCACAAAGTAGAGCTTAATGTAAAACTAAAAGATAATACGCCTGACCTTTCTACCCAGCAGTTCAGTATTGATAAAGTGGTGGTTTTTCCTAATTACAACATCCAGGATGTAAGGCAGGGGAAATACAGCGTCCCGATGGATCCGGATTCGCTTCAGAAATATGCCCATAATGATATTTATGTAATTGACCCGCAGCATAAATTCAAGCCGAAAATTTTCGACAGGGCGCTATACTTTAAAAGAGGGGACCTTTACAACAGGACCAACCATAACCTTACCCTGAACCGGCTGATCAGTTTAGGGGTTTTCAAATTCGTGAAAAATGAATTTGTGGTTTCAGATTCCCTGCAGCATAAATTTGATGCTTATTACCTGTTAACGCCGCGGGAGCTTCAGTCTCTCCGCCTGGAAGCCCTGGGAAGAACCAACTCTGCAAATTATGCAGGAAGCGAACTGAACCTCAACTGGACCCACAGGAATTTTTTCAGAGGTGCGGAACAGTTTAAGGCTTCTGTGTACGGAGCTTTTGATGTACAGATCGGCGGGCCGGAAAATGCCAAAAATATATTCAGGGCCGGAACCAATGTCCAGCTTTCCATTCCGAGAATTGTAGCACCGTTCCGATTCAATTCTTCAAGTGCATTTGTACCGAGGACCAATATTACATTAGGTTATGAATTCCAGAACCGTACAGAATATTATACGCTGAATACATTCAGCGGTTCATTCGGCTATGTATGGAAAGAAAATGTAAGGAAGGAACATGACCTTAAGATTCTTGATATTACGTATGTTTCTCCGGCTAATATCACGCCGCTGTATGATTCTCTTTCCCGGAAGAGCGATGCGATGCGAAGAGTGGTGGAACGCCAGCTGATCTTCGGGCCTACCTATTCTTACACGTATACCAATACCATGCTGTCGAAACCTACGACCATGTATTATAAAGGGACTCTGGATCTCGCCGGAAACCTTACCGGGTTGATTACCGGTGCCAATGTAAAAAAGGACAAAGAGAAAAATATTTTCGGGGTTCCGTTCAGCCAGTATGCCAAAATAGAAAATGATGTCAGGCTGTATCATAAATTCACTGAAAAGACATCTCTAGCCTCCCGGCTTATTGCCGGTGTGGCATATCCGTACGGGAATTCGGAGCATATTCCTTTTTCGAGGCAGTTTTTCTCGGGAGGAAGTAACAGTGTAAGGGCTTTCAGGGCAAGGACGCTGGGGCCGGGAAGTTTTGATCCGCGGACGATCCAGGAAGGGTATTATTTTGATCAGTCGGGAGATATCAAACTGGAGTTAAATGCTGAATACCGGGCCAATCTTTATAAGTTTTTAAATGTTGCAGTGTTTGCTGATGCCGGGAACGTGTGGCTCGTTAATGAAGATGCTGAAAGGCCGGGTGCGAAATTTTCAAAAGAATTTTTGAGTGAAGTGGCTGTGGGAGCGGGAGTCGGCCTGAGACTTGATTTCTCTATCTTAATTTTAAGGCTTGATCTGGCAATGCCTCTTCGTGTACCCTATTATCAAAGAGGCGACCGGTGGGCTTTCGATAAAATCAATTTCGGGGATTCCAGCTGGAGAAGAGACAATCTTATTCTGAATATTGCCATCGGCTATCCTTTCTAAAATTGAATACATGGTAAAAAGTGCAAAATTTTTCTGGGAAACATTAAAGGAAACCTACACGCAATGGAATAAATCCTCAGCATCCAATGACTCTGCAAGCCTGGCATACTATGCTATCTTCTCAATTCCCGGACTACTGATCATCATTATCTGGATCGCCGGCAATTTCTTTGGTCAGGAAGCCATCAGTGGAGAAATCAGCAAGCAGATCAGAGGGATTATGGGCGAAGAAGCCTCAAAAAGTGTCGAAGCTATGATTGCCGGCGCTTTGATTGATAAAGAGAATATTATCATGAAGATTATCGGTATCGGCTCATTGGTATTCGGTTCCACTACGCTGTTCTTTCAGCTTCAACGGAGTTTAAACAGCCTTTGGGACGTACAGGCAGCACCTAAGAAAGCACTGACTAAATTTTTAATGGACAGGGCCAATTCATTGGGAATGATTCTTATTTTAGGATTTTTGCTGATGGTAACGATGATTCTTTCTAATGTCATAAGCTTTTTCAATAACTGGATTACTTCATATTTCGGGTTCGAAACCTATCTGCTGATAGAGTTAATTAATTATGTCATTGGATTTGGAATCGTGATGCTCCTCTTTGCTTTAATGTTTAAAGTACTGCCGGATGTAGAGATTAAATGGAAGCCTGTCTGGAGCGGTGCTTTCCTGACAGCCATTCTGTTTACCCTGGGAAAATTTCTGTTAGGCCTTTACTTCGGAACGGCGCAGCCTACTTCTACTTTCGGCGCTGCCGGAACAGTGATTCTGATTATGATGTGGATTAACTATTCCTGTATGCTGGTGTTCTTCGGCGCAGAATATACGAAGGTCTATGCCCTGAGAAAAGGATATAGAATTATTCCTTCAAAACATGCCAAATGGAGTGAAGCCAAGCTGTATGAAGACAGCATGAAAACCGAAAATAATGAAATGGTCAAGAAAAATTCATAATTTTCAGTATATGCTAAAAGATAAAAAAGCCTTCAGAAATTCTGAAGGCTTTTGTTTTACATTCTGTCTACCGTACCTATTCCTAATAGACGCAGTGACTTTTTTATCGTTTTAGCCGTAAGGTCTGATAAGTTCAGCCTTGCCTGTTTCAGGTTTTCATCCTCAAGCTTCAGGATCGGATTGCTCTGATAAAAGAAATTATAGGACTTAACCAGGTCATATACGTAATTGGCTACCAATGCCGGGCTTAAAGCTTCTGCAGCCTTTTCAACCACTGCTTTGAAGTTGGCAATGTGCATAATCAGTTCTTTTTCAGACTGGCTTAATTCAACAGCTGCGATTTCTTTCCGTTGAAAATTCCCCTTAGCCAGCAGAGACTGAATCCGCGCATACGTATACTGAATAAAGGGTCCTGTATTTCCATTAAAATCAATACTTTCTTCGGGATTGAAAAGCATTTTCTTCTTCGGGTCGACTTTAAGCATAAAATATTTCAAAGCGCCGATTCCTATATTTTCGTAATTATGCTGTTTTTCCTCTTCGGTAAAGCTTTCTAATTTTCCCAGTTCTTCAGACTTGGATTTTGCCATATCATACATTTCCTGCATCAGGTCGTCGGCATCCACCACGGTTCCTTCGCGGGATTTCATTTTACCGTTCGGCAATTCCACCATTCCGTAAGACAGGTGGTACAGCTGGTCTGCCCATCCATATCCCAGTTTTCCAAGAATTTTAAACAATACCTGGAAATGGTAATCCTGCTCATTGCCCACAGTATAGATCAGCTTTTTAATATCGTTTTCTTTAAAACGCTCTACGGCAGTCCCCAAATCCTGGGTCATGTACACGGAAGTTCCGTCCGAACGCAGCAGTAATTTCTGATCCAGTCCTTCATCGGTAAGATCACACCATACCGAACCGTCTTCTTTTCGGTATAGCACTCCCTTATCCAGGCCTTCCTGTATCAGGTCTTTCCCTAAAATATAGGTATTGCTTTCATATTGGACCTGGTCAAAATTCACACCTAATCTTGTATAGGTTTCTTTAAAACCTTCATAAACCCAGGCATTCATTTCATTCCACAGATTTCTTACTTTTTCATCACCATTCTCCCACTCCAACAGCATGTTCTGGGCTTCTTTAATCAGAGGGGCTTCTTTTTTCGCCTGCTCTTCAGAAATCCCCTGACTGATTAATTCAGTAATTTCCTTTTTATATTCCCGATCAAACTTTACGTAGTAATTCCCAACGAATTTATCACCTTTCGTTCCTGTTGCATCCGGTGTTTCTCCTTTTCCGAATTTTTCCCATGCTAACATTGATTTACAGATATGGATCCCCCGGTCATTGATGATCTGCGTCTTGATCACGTCATATCCTGCTTCCTTCAAAATCTGAGCTACGGAGAAACCTAATAAATTATTTCTGATATGGCCCAGGTGAAGCGGTTTATTGGTATTCGGTGAAGAATATTCAATCATTACCGTAGTATTTTTCTTTTCTATGGTGTCAAACTGATCGGCTACCGAGGCAAAATTATCTATAAAAAACTGATTTTTTATTTTAACATTCAAAAAGCCTTTTACCACATTGAAACTTTCCACCAGCTCGGTCTGCTCAGTCAGAGCCTGC
The sequence above is a segment of the Chryseobacterium sp. JJR-5R genome. Coding sequences within it:
- a CDS encoding BamA/TamA family outer membrane protein, producing the protein MRKNYQTYFRYILTCGMASVTLSCSNTKYLQEGQMLYTGAKIKIENDTLSKNEKKDLQAALEANLTPKPNSSFLGLRPKLFFYNIAKEPKKEKGFNYWLKYKIGEKPVLLGDVDREFNKEIIENYSENKGYFNAAATYDTVSKNKRAQVIYTVRPGARYLISNVKFQKDSSVVNQEIQNITDKTFLKRGNPFDLDVIKSERQRIDNSLKEKGFYYFHPDNLIIQADSTVSKNHKVELNVKLKDNTPDLSTQQFSIDKVVVFPNYNIQDVRQGKYSVPMDPDSLQKYAHNDIYVIDPQHKFKPKIFDRALYFKRGDLYNRTNHNLTLNRLISLGVFKFVKNEFVVSDSLQHKFDAYYLLTPRELQSLRLEALGRTNSANYAGSELNLNWTHRNFFRGAEQFKASVYGAFDVQIGGPENAKNIFRAGTNVQLSIPRIVAPFRFNSSSAFVPRTNITLGYEFQNRTEYYTLNTFSGSFGYVWKENVRKEHDLKILDITYVSPANITPLYDSLSRKSDAMRRVVERQLIFGPTYSYTYTNTMLSKPTTMYYKGTLDLAGNLTGLITGANVKKDKEKNIFGVPFSQYAKIENDVRLYHKFTEKTSLASRLIAGVAYPYGNSEHIPFSRQFFSGGSNSVRAFRARTLGPGSFDPRTIQEGYYFDQSGDIKLELNAEYRANLYKFLNVAVFADAGNVWLVNEDAERPGAKFSKEFLSEVAVGAGVGLRLDFSILILRLDLAMPLRVPYYQRGDRWAFDKINFGDSSWRRDNLILNIAIGYPF
- a CDS encoding YihY/virulence factor BrkB family protein; the encoded protein is MVKSAKFFWETLKETYTQWNKSSASNDSASLAYYAIFSIPGLLIIIIWIAGNFFGQEAISGEISKQIRGIMGEEASKSVEAMIAGALIDKENIIMKIIGIGSLVFGSTTLFFQLQRSLNSLWDVQAAPKKALTKFLMDRANSLGMILILGFLLMVTMILSNVISFFNNWITSYFGFETYLLIELINYVIGFGIVMLLFALMFKVLPDVEIKWKPVWSGAFLTAILFTLGKFLLGLYFGTAQPTSTFGAAGTVILIMMWINYSCMLVFFGAEYTKVYALRKGYRIIPSKHAKWSEAKLYEDSMKTENNEMVKKNS
- the argS gene encoding arginine--tRNA ligase, whose protein sequence is MNIKNIIEEKLSEVIINVYQLKDIHLEVQENKTEFEGDFTVVTFPLVKQLKKNPETIGMELGQALTEQTELVESFNVVKGFLNVKIKNQFFIDNFASVADQFDTIEKKNTTVMIEYSSPNTNKPLHLGHIRNNLLGFSVAQILKEAGYDVIKTQIINDRGIHICKSMLAWEKFGKGETPDATGTKGDKFVGNYYVKFDREYKKEITELISQGISEEQAKKEAPLIKEAQNMLLEWENGDEKVRNLWNEMNAWVYEGFKETYTRLGVNFDQVQYESNTYILGKDLIQEGLDKGVLYRKEDGSVWCDLTDEGLDQKLLLRSDGTSVYMTQDLGTAVERFKENDIKKLIYTVGNEQDYHFQVLFKILGKLGYGWADQLYHLSYGMVELPNGKMKSREGTVVDADDLMQEMYDMAKSKSEELGKLESFTEEEKQHNYENIGIGALKYFMLKVDPKKKMLFNPEESIDFNGNTGPFIQYTYARIQSLLAKGNFQRKEIAAVELSQSEKELIMHIANFKAVVEKAAEALSPALVANYVYDLVKSYNFFYQSNPILKLEDENLKQARLNLSDLTAKTIKKSLRLLGIGTVDRM